The Leptospira sp. WS60.C2 genome includes the window TTTACGAGTGTCCAACAATCTTTTTTGGGAATTTTACGAAACAGACGGGCACCCTTTCCACCTCCTGTTCCATCGATGGATCCACTTTGGTCGGAACCGGAAAAACAAATGGCAAATCAAATGTTATCGATTTCTGCCGTTGGAACCAAATTGAAGGTCCAAGCCAAAATCAAAAACCTGCTTCAAGACATCAAGGTCAATGAACTTATGATTGTATCTTCCATCTTTGATACAAAAAAACGAATTCGATCTTTGGAAATCCTAATGGAAATCCAAGATCAAATTGAAACTTAAGTGATTGTTTCTAAATCACAATTTTATAGTTTCTTTTTTTCATTTTAGATTACAATCGATTTCTAAGTCATTCATTAGAATTGAGGGATTGTTTACGAATGAAGCTACAAAGTAAAATCTACACATCATTACTCATTGGCATTTTTCTTTTTTCCTTTGATGCTTGCGAGCGCGGTTACATTCGTTCCAGTTTAAAGGAACGATTCCAAAAGAAAATGAAAGAACAACCTGCACCTCTTGCGTCTTCAGACCGAACACAAACCATAACCACGCCAGGTGATTATGTTTTTTCAATCGTTTTGCAGGACATTCCACGGTATTACAAAGTACATGTTCCCAAAAGTTATTCTGGATCTAATAGTGTTCCCCTACTCTTTGTTTTTCACGGAGGTGGTGGTGATATGGAAATACAGTCCAAAGAAGAATTTTACCACCAAATTTCAAAATCGGAAGAAAATGGACATATCGCTGTTTTTCCAAACGGTTATAGCCTTTATCCATCTGGAAAGTTTGCCACTTGGAATGCAGGAAACTGTTGTGGAGAAGCAAAAAAACAAAATATAGATGATATTGGGTTTGTAAAGTCGATCCTAAACCACCTAACACAAAAATTAAATATTGATCAATCCAAGATCTATTCTACTGGAATGTCCAATGGAGCGATGATGTCTTACCAACTTGCATGTTTTTTGACCGAAAATTTTACAGCCATCACTGCTGTTGCTGGAACAGACAATACAATCAATTGTAAACCCACAAAACCAATTTCCATCTTTCATATTCACGCAAAAAACGATGAAAAAGTTTTATATTTCGGAGGAGCGGGCGATAGTTTTCCAGACAGAACTGTCATCACTGATTTTGTTTCTGTCCCTAAAACAATTGCTAAGTGGGTAGAGTTTAACGGTTGTATTACAAAAGCAAAGATTGTATTGGAAAAAAAAGGTGTGTCTTGTGAAGAATATTCCGAGTGCAAAAATGGGGTCAAAGTCAGGCTTTGTGTCACGGAAGATGGAGGGCATTCTTGGCCTGGCGGTAAAAAACCTTCCTTTTTATTTGGCGGAAAAGCACCGACAAATGTAATCAAAGCAAATGACGAGATGTGGGATTTTTTCAAATCCCTTTGAGATTTTTATAAAAGCTTCGTTTTTTCCGAAACAATTTCCTTAGGTGCCTCAGGCATCTGGTCTTTTAATAAAACTCCCGAACGTTGCTGTCTAAATGATTCTTGGATTAAATAAAGAGTCTTTTGGACAGCAAACGACAAAGGTAAACCCATAGGCCGAACATTCGAGATACAATTTCTGACTTCATCCGTATTTCCGATTTTAGGTGCGTACGTAAGATATAATCCCAAACTATCGGATGAGCTAAGTCCAGGTCTTTCTCCAATGATCACTAAACTCATTTTTGCACCTAATCCACTTGCAATTTCATCACCTAAAGCTACCCTGCCCCATCTAACGAGCACAAGTGGAGATAAAGAGATTGTTGTTTTTTTGATTTCAACTAACAATAATTTCAAAAAAGGAATTAAATTCTCATCGATGGCACGAGCAGACAACCCATCCATACAAATGATGCTAAGATCCGTTTGAGACAGAAAGGGAAGGAGGGAGTGTTTCGCCTCATTTGTAAGACGTCTTCCGAGATCAGGTCTTAGAAGATATTCTTCCTTAGAGGTAACTTGGCTTTTGACAAAAAGAGTTTGGAGATTCCATTGGGAAGTAAGGTCCTTACATTGTTTTGTGATCTCATCCCATGAAGGTTCTTTAACGACTGCATCTTTTGCTCTTGCATGGTCCAAACGAAACTGTAACATTTCTTTGGTGGAGATGGAACCACCTGAACGCCGAAGCCCAATCCTTGCCTGTGTAAATTGTTTCCAAACATCTAAATTTGACATGGATTTTCTAAAACCTCATTTCCCTTTCAAAAAGAGATACCATTTGATTTTCTACTGGTAAAAATGTTTTTCCGCTCGAAAAGATTCCAGAACTTACTAACCACTCTTCAAACTCCGGTGTTGGTTTTAATCCTAAAACTTGCCTCAAATACAAAGCATCATGAAACGATGTACTTTGATACGATAACATGACATCATCAGCTCCAGGAATTCCCATAATGAAATTACATCCAGCCACACCAAGTAATGTTAGAAGTACATCCATATCATCCTGGTCAGCATCGGCGTGATTTGTATAACAAATATCCACACCCATCGGTAGACCCATCAGTTTTCCACAGAAATGATCTTCCAATCCTGCTCGAATGATTTGTTTCCCATTGTATAAATATTCTGGGCCGATAAATCCAACGACTGAATTCACAAGTAGTGGCGAAAACTTTCTGGCAACGGCATAAGCTCGTACTTCTAGTGTTTGTTGGTCAATTCCATGGTGTGCTCCCGCTGACAGAGCACTTCCTTGCCCCGTTTCAAAATACATCACATGATTTCCTTTGGTGCCTCTCTTTAGAGAAAGAGCCATCTCTCTTGCTTCCCAGAGTATGGATAAATTGATTCCAAAACTTTTGTTTAACTCTTCGGTCCCTCCGATGGATTGAAAAACCAAATCAACTGGTGCTCCTTTTTGCATCACTTCCATGGACGTTGTCACATGCGTTAAAATACAAGATTGAGTTGGGATAGAGTATTTTTGGATGATGGTATCAAGCATCTCAAGAAGTGAAATACAAGTTGGTACATGGTCGGTGGCAGGATTAATGCCGATCACCGCATCACCACTCCCAAGTAACAATCCATCGAGAATGCTTGCCGCAATGCCTTTTAGATCATCAGTAGGATGATTGGGCTGCAAACGAACAGACAAACGTCCTGGTAGTCCAATGGTATTTCGAAACTGCGTAACAACTCTTACCTTTTGGCTGACAAGAATTAGATCTTGGTTGGACATGAGTTTTGAAACGGCCGCTACCATTTCCGGTGTGAGTCCCATTCGAATGGATTGCAAAAGGTTTCCATCGGTAGTTTCAGAAAGTAAAAAATCGCGAAACCCACCGACAGTGAGATGAGAAATGGGCCCGAAAGAGGATCTGTCAAAGGAATCTTGGATGAGCCTTGTCACCTCATCTATGTTTGCAGGAATGAGTTCTTCATTTAAAAAGTCCGAAAGATAAACATCGGAGAGAACCATTTGGGCAGCCACTCGCTCCTCTTGGTTTTCTGCGGCAACACCGGAAAGCACATCTCCCGAACGAAGGGGGCTTGCTTTTGCCAAAACTTCTTTTAGGTCTCGGAACTTGTATGTTTTTTTTCCGATGGTGATTTGGAGAGTCATGCCTCCATCATTTCTATTTTGACAAATTGAAAATCCATTTTTTGAGAAAAAGTAGCAAAATTTAGCGGAATTCGCTACGAGGAAGAAACAATTCTAGACGCAGTGGAACGCAAAATAGTGAGGATTCCATCAATTTCAACTAACAAACGTAAAAACTAGAAGAATTGTTTGAAAAATTAACAAACCTTAGCTTAAAATTTTCCTATTTTAGAATATAAAATCAAACAGATCTAATTGACATGATCTTCGAAACATTCTTCCATAGTCCAAAATTCTTTTCGAATGAGGAAACTATGAAAAAACTAGCATTAGCTGGAATCTTGCTTTCTTTACTCTGTTTTGCAAATTGTACGCAATACATTGTAATGGATAGTGCCAATGTAGACGGGAAACTTTATGTTTCGGTATTAAAGAAGCCTTTCTTGGGTGGAGCCGAAGGTTATATTTCAAAATGTGATGCAGATGCTTCTGGAAACTTAAAATGCAAACGAGTTCGTTTGGATGTTACAAACTAAAAGGTAAATCATGATGAAAAAAATTACACTATTACTCGGAACTCTTTTTCTTCTCCTTTCTGTTACAAACTGCGCGACTGTTTACCATATGAAATCTGGAAACAAAGGAAAAATGACTGTTACAAAACATTCATTTCTCAATTCAGATGAATACACTTGTGATGTCACTGCTCAAGATGATTTAAGTTGTGTTAACATTGAAGGTGCATTCGCTAACAACCCTAGCTTAGATGCGAGAAATTAATCACTTCCAGGAAACCAATTATGAATAAATTATTATTAACACTCACACTCCTTTCTTCCAGTTTCTTAATTTCGTGCACAACAACAAGTTTGACACAAGTTGGAAACGCAACGTATCGTTTTTATCACCCATTCATCGGTTTTTCAACTGAAGTTGAAAAATGTGATATCACGGCTGATGGAAAAAAAGTTACTTGTAAAGACGTAACAATTTCTTACGAGTAAAGATTAGATAGGTAGGTTATGATTCAAAAAATTCTTTTTAGTTTGTTTTTTATTGTAACCTACCTTGCTTGCAAAGATACAAAATCGTCTGACCCAAACACCTTTCTCGGTGCAGAAGAACTCAAATCGATTTCCCTTACAGAATTCAAATCAAACGTCAAACCAGCAGAATCATTAGAGAATGTGGAAACATCCATTGCAAATCTTGGAAGTTTTTCCACTTCCATCGCCATCGCAAAGTCTCGCACGATCTTTAAAGAAAAATCAAACTCTAAATTAGTACCAAGAGCCATTTTGGTCCTTGCTGGTTCTGGAAAGATCCACTTCGATGATATAAATCTCATCGTAAAAGAAAACGATTGGGTACATTTTCCTCCTGCAAATGCTGTGGAAATTGAACCAATACCTGGCAAAGTGATTAAATTTCTCATCTTTCATGGATATTGGGAGAAATAAAAAAGTCTACTAACCATAGACTGATATGAAAAAAGCTCTCCTCATCCTCGGTAACCAGCTTTTTGATCTATCAACTCTCATTCCCCACAACAAACGTTCGGAATATCTGGTCTTCCTAAGAGAAGACAAAGAACTGTGCACTTACTATCAGTTTCACAAACAAAAAATACTCTTTTTCTTTTTAGCAATGAGAGCTTATGCGGAAGAACTAAGAACTCTCGGTTTTGAAGTCCATTACGAGACGTTTTCAACCAGTTCACATTCCTATGAAGACAAACTAACCACATGGCTCCAAAAACATAAAATACCAGAGATCCATTTCTTTGAGATTGAAGATCGATTCTTTGAAACACGATTGGTTTCCCTCTTTCAAACCTTGGGACTCAACATTGTAGAACATAAGTCACCGATGTTTCTCACATCAAGACAAGAGTTTCAATCCTATCTTAGTAAAAATAAAAAACCGTTCATGAAAACGTTTTATGAATTACAAAGAAAAAACTTAGATATCCTTTTGGATGAAAAGAGAGAACCCATCGGAGGAAGGTGGAGTTTTGATATAGAAAATCGAAAGAAGTTACCGAAATCTTACATCGCACCAGACTTACCAAAAATCAAGTTTACTAAAAAGGAAAAAGAAGTCTTTGATTTGATTGAGAAAGAATTTCCCATTCATCCAGGCAAGACAGAAGAGTTTTGGTTACCAACAACAAGAAAAGGAGCACAGGAATGGCTTCATTCTTTTTTAAAAGAAAGGTTTTCCCTTTTTGGTCCCTATGAAGATGCCTTTTCTACTGAATTTCCTTTTTTGCAACATTCTGTTTTGACACCATTTTTGAACGTTGGTCTTCTCACACCAAAAGAAGTCCTAGATGCCACCTTATCCTTTGCTAAAAAAAATACAGTTCCCATCGAGTCTTTGGAAGGATTCATTCGCCAAATCATTGGTTGGCGAGAGTTTATCAGAGGAATTTATCAAAATTTCGGAGAGATACAAGAAAATAAAAATCATTTTGGTCACACAAGAAAACTCACCAAACACTGGTATGATGGAACAACAGGAATTCCACCACTTGATTTTGTGATCCAAAAATGCCATCGATATGGTTATGCCCATCACATCGAACGATTGATGGTCATTGGTTCCCTTATGGTACTCTTTGAAATTGATCCTAAGGAAGCCTACAAATGGTATATGGAACTATTTATCGATTCTTCGGATTGGGTGATGGGACCAAATGTTTACGGAATGGCATTATTTGCTGATGGTGGAATTTTTGCCACCAAACCATATATATGCGGATCCAATTACTACCAGAAGATGGGATCTTTTCCCAAGGGGGAGTGGGAAATTGCTGTGGATGGATTGTATTGGTCCTTCATTGATTCTCACAAGGAAACGTTTTCCAAAAACCCAAGGACGTCCGTCCTAGTCGGAAATTTACAGAGAATGCAAAAAGCAAGAAAGGATCTCTTGTTCCAAACGGCAAAAAAATGGAAAGAGGCCCTGACCCAAATATAACAGCCCCCCCCAGTCAGTTTCGATAAAAGAATCCAATTCAGAAAAAAGAATCCATCCGATTGACAGGAAGAGGAAAACTTCCCTTACTTCGGTATAAATTTAGATTGAATCTAAAAAAATTGCTTGCCGTTTATAATTAGAATGAATCTAAATTTAAACTAAATCTAGAAAGAGAAGGTCAGTATGAGAAATTTCAGACGTTTCACAATCGCTCTCCTTGTATTGTTCCTAAGCCCAATTGGCGCTTCGGACACCAAAGAGACTCCCGGGATGGACCGACAAAACATCTCCAATCAGTTCTGGTGGCCAGAACGTTTGGATTTGGCACCACTCCGCCAACATTCTGCGGAATCCAATCCACTAGGACGGCAATTCAATTATGCCAAAGAATTTAAGGAATTGGACATCCAAGCCTTAAAGCAGGAAATCAAGACCGTGATGACAACCTCTCAGGACTGGTGGCCTGCTGATTATGGTCACTATGGACCTTTCTTCATCCGCATGGCTTGGCACAGTGCAGGAACCTACCGAATCTCCGATGGACGCGGTGGTGCTGGTGGTGGGCAACAACGCTTTGAACCTCTGAACAGCTGGCCTGACAATGCAAACCTAGACAAAGCAAGACGCCTTCTTTGGCCGATTAAAAAGAAATACGGTAAAAAAATCTCTTGGGCAGACCTTATGGTTCTCACAGGAAACGTAGCATTGGAATCAATGGGTTTCAAAACATACGGGTTTGCTGGTGGACGAACTGACGATTGGGAAGCTGACCTAGTGTATTGGGGTCCAGAAAAGAAATTCTTAGAAGACCAAAGATACAAAGGCAATCGTGAATTAAAGAACCCTCTTGCGGCAGTGCAAATGGGTCTGATTTATGTTAACCCAGAAGGACCAAATGGAAACCCTGATCCACTTCTAGCTGCGAAAGACATTCGTGAAACCTTTGGTCGAATGGCAATGAACGATGAAGAAACTGTCGCTCTCATTGCAGGGGGACACACGTTTGGAAAAGCGCACGGAAAAGCAGATCCATCCAAACACGTTGGAAAAGAACCAGCAGCAGCTGGACTCGAAGAACAAGGGTTTGGTTGGAAAAATAATTATAAAAAAGGCAACGCAGAAGATACAATCACTAGTGGACTCGAAGGTGCCTGGACTGCCAATCCAACAAAGTGGACAACTCAATACCTAAACAACTTGTTTGGATTTGAGTGGGTGCAAACGAAAAGCCCAGCTGGGGCCATCCAATGGATTCCAAAAGATGGAGCCGGAGCGAATATGGTTCCAGATGCACATGACAAATCCCTTCGTCATGCACCGATTATGTTCACAACCGACTTGGCACTCAAATTTGATCCAAGTTACAAAGTGATCGCAAAACGATTCCAAGAAAATCCAAAAGAGTTCGAACTCGCTTTCGCAAAAGCTTGGTTCAAGTTGACCCACAGAGATATGGGACCTCTTCCACGTTACATCGGAAAAGACCTACCGAAAGAACCATTGATTTGGCAAGACCCAGTTCCAGCCGTAGATCATAAGTTAGTTGGAGCAAAAGAAATTGAAAGCCTAAAAGGGCAAATTCTTAAATCTGGATTAACGATCCCTCAGTTAGTGAGAACCGCCTGGGCATCAGCCTCTACATTTAGAACCACAGACATGCGAGGGGGAGCAAACGGAGCAAGGATTCGACTCACCCCACAAAAAAACTGGGCAGTCAATGATCCAGAAGAGTTAACAAAGGTATTAAAGAAACTTGGAGATATCCAAGAAAACTTCAACAAGTCTGGAAGTAAAATTTCACTTGCTGACCTCATTGTTCTTGCTGGTAATGCTGCCGTCGAAGAAGCAGCAAAAAAAGCAGGCGTAAAAGTGAATGTTCCTTTTACACCAGGTAGAACTGATGCAAGTATGGAACAAACAGACGAGTATTCCTTTTCTGTATTGGAACCAAAAGCAGATGCTTTTAGAAACTACTACGGAAATGGGAACATCATGTCACCAACTGAGATGTTAGTCGACAAAGCAAACATGTTGTCACTTTCTATTCCAGAAATGACAGTGTTACTAGGGGGAATGCGTTCCTTAGATGCAAATTCTGGAAAATCAAAACACGGAATCCTAACATCTAAACCTGGTGTATTGTCCAATGACTTTTTTGTGAACCTGCTTGACATGTCCACAAAATGGCAAAAGTCAGAACAATCAGAAGGTTTGTATGAAGGTTTGGATCGTAAAACAGGCGCAAAACGATGGACAGCAACATCCGTGGACTTGATTTTTGGCTCCCACTCTGAACTTCGTGCCGTAGCGGAAGTATATGCTTCAGATGATGCAAAAGAAAAGTTTGTAAAAGACTTTGTTTCTGCATGGAACAAAGTGATGATGTTAGATCGATTTGACGTGAAGTAACAAATGATCGTGTATAGCCGCAAACAGTTTCTAAAAAAATCGATTTTGCTTGCGTCCACTCTCTCCCTTCTTAGGGGAGGGAGTGAGATCAATGCCAAAGATGCAAAATCAAAAAAAGAAAACCCTCTTCCCGAAGGCGAATCACCTGTTTCTGAGTCTGATCCCACAGCACAGGCACTAGGTTTCCACCAAGACGCAAAAGATACCGACTTCAATCTTTACCCAGATCGAAAATCAGCTCAGGCAAAACATCATGTTTGTTTGAGTTGCGCCCAATTCACTCCCTTAAACGAAGGATGGGGCAAATGTAATATTTTAACAGCAGGTGTGGTTTCCACAAAGGGTTGGTGCTCAGCCTTTTCAAAAAAATCTTGATTCGTATTTGATCTATTTTTTGATTCATCGAAAGGTGGGGAGACCAAACGTTTCGTGGATCAAAAAATACAATTAGACTATCAATATCTTTTAGAATGTTTAAAAGAAGTTTTAGAAGAGATTGGACAAAAAGATCTAATCCCTTACCTCCCGAAGAATCCGTCCCAATCACCTAACGGAAAAAATCTTCCCCAAAAAACACCAGAGCTCATAAGCCTTTGTTTCCAACTTCTCAACATGGTAGAGGAAAACGCCGCAGCTCAATACAGAAGAAAACAAGAAACAGGAGATGGTTTTACAAAACTTTCTGGATTATGGGGACAGTCTCTTACCAAAGCCAAAGAATATGGATTATCCCACAATGACATCCTTCCAATTTTAAAGGACATTGAATGTGAACCTGTTCTCACTGCCCATCCAACAGAAGCAAAACGAGCCAGTGTATTGGAAATTCACAGAGATTTATATTTACTTCTCGTAAAAAAAGAGAACACAATCTGGACCGATCTAGAAAGAGAAACGATACGAGAGGAAATCAAAGTCCAACTCGAGAGACTTTGGCGAACAGGAGAAATATTACTTCAAAAACCAGACATCACGAGTGAAAGAAGAAACATTGAACACTATTTAAAAAATGTTTTCCCCAATGTGTTACATGAATTAGACCAAAGATTTTTTCAAGCATGGAAACATTCCGGAGGGAGTCTTGAAGACCTATCTGATCCCAAATCACTCCCAATCATTCGATTCGGAAATTGGATTGGAGGAGATAGAGACGGTCACCCTTTTGTAACAAGCGAAATCACGAAAGAAACACTAACATTATTTAGTCAGTATGCTCGAGAGATTCATAAAAACAAATGTGTTGAACTGACTCAATTTTTATCTTTATCAGATCGAATCCAATCTCCACCAAAAGAATTTTTAGATCGATTAGAATCATGGCATATAGAACACCAAGAAATTTCTCTCGATGTAAAAAAACGAAATCCAAGTGAGCCTTGGAGACAATACTGCAGCCTCCTTGCCGAAAAAATACAAAGGAATATTAGCATTGAAGAATATTTAGAACACCTGAATTTTTTAAGAGAATCACTCAAATCAATTGGAGCCAAAAAAATTGCAAATCATTGTGTTTTCCCTTTGGAACGACTTGCCTTATCGATAGGGTTTCACCTGGCAAAAACTGACATTAGACAAAACTCCCACTACCATTCCATTGCTATTGAACAAATTTTAAAAGCAAGTGGGACCTATGAATGGAACTATCGTGAGTGGACGGAAGAAAAAAAAATTCGCTTCATCCTTTCGGAACTTCAATCCCAAAGACCCTTTTTATTGCCAGAGGTAGACCCAGGGAAAGAAGCATCTAACATCTTAAATACTTACCGATCCCTTCGATCTTGTATCTCTCAATTGGGGACCAGTGGCATTGGAAGTTTTATTGTCAGTATGACGCAAAATGTATCAGACTTACTCTTAGTGTATTTATTCCTAAAAGAAGCCAATCTTTTAGAATTTCATGAAGAGAAAGGATTTTTTTCTCCCTTTCAAGTGGTTCCACTTTTTGAAACCATTGAAGACCTAGAACGATCACCAGAAATTTTAGATTCTTACCTCAAACAAGACATTGTCAAAAACTCTTTTACCAACCAATCACTTCAAATCATGCTCGGTTATAGCGACTCCAATAAAGACGGTGGAATTTTTGCTAGCCAATGGAATTTGTATGCAACTGAGACTAAATTAACCGAAATTGCCAACCAACACAATGTGAAACTCAAATTCTTTCATGGCCGCGGAGGGAGTATTTCAAGAGGAGGTGGGAAAACACATAAGTTTTTAGATGCCCTTCCTCATGGGACCTTGAATGGAAAAATACGAGTCACTGTTCAAGGTGAATCGATTAGCCAACAATATGCAAATAAAATCACAGCCATTTATAACTTAGAACTATTTCTTGCTACCACAACAAAAGTAACGATTCGTCACAAGTGGAATGAAAAAAAGAAACATCCAGCGTATCCAATCTTGGAATCCCTTTCGCACCAAACGAAGAAAACATATACAAACTTATTACATACGGAAGGATTTTTAACATTCTTCTCGCAAGCGACCCCAATTGATGTCATTGAGAATTCAAAAATTGGATCAAGACCAAGTCGCAGAACGGGACAACGTACATTCCAAGATTTACGAGCCATCCCTTGGGTCTTTAGTTGGAGCCAATCAAGATTCCATTTACCCAATTGGTTTGGTGTTGGTTCCGCGTTGTATGAATTAAGCCAAAACAAGAAAGAAGATTTCCACATCATCAAAGAAGAAATTAGGGAATGGCATTTCCTGAATTACGTGATCAAAAATATAGAAACAGGGATTTATTCATCTTCACCTAACATTTACACTCTCTATGCAGATTTAGTGGAAGATGCAATGACTAAAAAGCAGATACTTTCTCTCATCAATGAAGAATACAAAAAAACAATGGATGTTCTTTCTCAACTAAGAGGGAAAGAAATTCAATATGTAAGACCATCTCTTATGGAGACTCTTAGTTTAAGAGAGCCGGGGCTGACCATCTTACATGAAAAACAAATTGATTTGTTAAGAAATTGGAGAAATCAACAAACAGAAGAAATGTTACAGGATTTGCTTGTCACTGTGAATGCAATTGCAAGTGGTTTGAGAACCACAGGTTAGGATACGCTTCCTACGTGAAGTAAGAAGCGTAGAGACTGATTTATAATTTTCCAGCTTCTTCTTCGTAAACTTTCGCGTCTGCTTCGAACTTTTCCGCCAAGTCAATCATCTCAGCTTTACGGTTGTCTTGGTAGATTGCCTTACCACCCTTTTGCGCTTTCGCCAAACCACGGTATTTCGTAGCAAGATCTTTGTGTTCTTTGGCTACTTTCAATAGATACGACTTTACCACTTTCTTTTCTTCTGGTGTATTTGCTTTTTGAACGAGTACCTTTTCGATATCTTCCAATGCAAAAAGGGATGTGGATACCAATGCTAAAATGAAAATAGATAGTTTTTTAATCATATTTAATCTCCTGGTGTTAGACAAAACAGAGATTCGAAACTGTGAGAAAAAATAAAAAAGTAATACAGTTTCCCCAAAAAAGGAAACCAAACACCTGACAGTTGCTTAAGTATGAAGCAAGTTGTTCGTGCCTAAAGCCAACGCTCATTGCAACTGGATTCTTTTGGTTTAGGACAAAGACAATGCCAAAATGAATCCTTATTTCCATTCGCAACGAGACAAATCAACCCCTTCAAACACCCATGGTTTATGTGCATACTTTGCATTTTTATCTTCTATGAGATCAAAAGTTTTTGCCTCATGGGAGAGACTGCCAAATACCAAATGGAAGGGAGTCTCTTTCATTTTCGTACGATTGGGACAAAGTTTTACTCCTTCTGCACTTAGGAAGGGAGACTCTTGACCCAAGTCATCACGAAACAACATTCCTTCTTTTAAAACACAAACACGTTTCCAATCTTTTGTATACAACCGAACGCGTGTTTCTGTTTCGCTCACACAGATTTGGTCTAACACGACAACACCTAAAAATTCCGCAGACAACTGACAACATTTGGGAACGTTTGTCCAATTCCTTTCGGACAGGGGCGCAGTCTCTCTTGCTTCGCGTACCACGGATTCTGGCACTTGCGTCGATGGAGAGGAACAAAATCCGAAGACAAACTGGCTCCCAATCGAAACAAGGAACATAACGAAAACTCTTTGCATCATTTTTTTGACCTTTATCCAAAAATCCTATTTGATCAGTCCACATTCTGTCTCAAAATTCTATCTTTTTTTTTCCATTTTGGGTGCGACCGGCTCAATTTGTCCGAGGTTCCCTTTATCCTAGTTTCATAGACGAGGTAAACAATGGATTACGTAGAATCACTTCTGGAAGAATACTTTGAAATTTCACAAACGATCAAATGGGAAAATGATACGAAGTCTGCACCAAGCGAACTTATGGAAACTTTACTTTCCATTGAGGAAGAAATTTGTTGGGAATTCAATGTTCCACCTACAAACAAATACCGCGATTTGTTTCGATGGATTCCAGACTCAACCACAAAACAAAACTATGTGCAAACTTCAATGCAAAACTTATCTAGGGAAAAAGCTAGATACTTCTACAAACCAAATCAATCGTTTTTGGAAGGATTCAAAGCCGCTTAAGATTGTTTTTCTTGTGAGTCACAAACATCACAGTGACCACAAGAAATAAAAGGTGAATCAAAATACTGGTGGATGAACTTTCTTCTACACTCATCTGTTTTTGT containing:
- a CDS encoding phosphoenolpyruvate carboxylase, with product MDQKIQLDYQYLLECLKEVLEEIGQKDLIPYLPKNPSQSPNGKNLPQKTPELISLCFQLLNMVEENAAAQYRRKQETGDGFTKLSGLWGQSLTKAKEYGLSHNDILPILKDIECEPVLTAHPTEAKRASVLEIHRDLYLLLVKKENTIWTDLERETIREEIKVQLERLWRTGEILLQKPDITSERRNIEHYLKNVFPNVLHELDQRFFQAWKHSGGSLEDLSDPKSLPIIRFGNWIGGDRDGHPFVTSEITKETLTLFSQYAREIHKNKCVELTQFLSLSDRIQSPPKEFLDRLESWHIEHQEISLDVKKRNPSEPWRQYCSLLAEKIQRNISIEEYLEHLNFLRESLKSIGAKKIANHCVFPLERLALSIGFHLAKTDIRQNSHYHSIAIEQILKASGTYEWNYREWTEEKKIRFILSELQSQRPFLLPEVDPGKEASNILNTYRSLRSCISQLGTSGIGSFIVSMTQNVSDLLLVYLFLKEANLLEFHEEKGFFSPFQVVPLFETIEDLERSPEILDSYLKQDIVKNSFTNQSLQIMLGYSDSNKDGGIFASQWNLYATETKLTEIANQHNVKLKFFHGRGGSISRGGGKTHKFLDALPHGTLNGKIRVTVQGESISQQYANKITAIYNLELFLATTTKVTIRHKWNEKKKHPAYPILESLSHQTKKTYTNLLHTEGFLTFFSQATPIDVIENSKIGSRPSRRTGQRTFQDLRAIPWVFSWSQSRFHLPNWFGVGSALYELSQNKKEDFHIIKEEIREWHFLNYVIKNIETGIYSSSPNIYTLYADLVEDAMTKKQILSLINEEYKKTMDVLSQLRGKEIQYVRPSLMETLSLREPGLTILHEKQIDLLRNWRNQQTEEMLQDLLVTVNAIASGLRTTG
- a CDS encoding high-potential iron-sulfur protein — encoded protein: MIVYSRKQFLKKSILLASTLSLLRGGSEINAKDAKSKKENPLPEGESPVSESDPTAQALGFHQDAKDTDFNLYPDRKSAQAKHHVCLSCAQFTPLNEGWGKCNILTAGVVSTKGWCSAFSKKS
- the katG gene encoding catalase/peroxidase HPI produces the protein MRNFRRFTIALLVLFLSPIGASDTKETPGMDRQNISNQFWWPERLDLAPLRQHSAESNPLGRQFNYAKEFKELDIQALKQEIKTVMTTSQDWWPADYGHYGPFFIRMAWHSAGTYRISDGRGGAGGGQQRFEPLNSWPDNANLDKARRLLWPIKKKYGKKISWADLMVLTGNVALESMGFKTYGFAGGRTDDWEADLVYWGPEKKFLEDQRYKGNRELKNPLAAVQMGLIYVNPEGPNGNPDPLLAAKDIRETFGRMAMNDEETVALIAGGHTFGKAHGKADPSKHVGKEPAAAGLEEQGFGWKNNYKKGNAEDTITSGLEGAWTANPTKWTTQYLNNLFGFEWVQTKSPAGAIQWIPKDGAGANMVPDAHDKSLRHAPIMFTTDLALKFDPSYKVIAKRFQENPKEFELAFAKAWFKLTHRDMGPLPRYIGKDLPKEPLIWQDPVPAVDHKLVGAKEIESLKGQILKSGLTIPQLVRTAWASASTFRTTDMRGGANGARIRLTPQKNWAVNDPEELTKVLKKLGDIQENFNKSGSKISLADLIVLAGNAAVEEAAKKAGVKVNVPFTPGRTDASMEQTDEYSFSVLEPKADAFRNYYGNGNIMSPTEMLVDKANMLSLSIPEMTVLLGGMRSLDANSGKSKHGILTSKPGVLSNDFFVNLLDMSTKWQKSEQSEGLYEGLDRKTGAKRWTATSVDLIFGSHSELRAVAEVYASDDAKEKFVKDFVSAWNKVMMLDRFDVK